The Impatiens glandulifera chromosome 3, dImpGla2.1, whole genome shotgun sequence genome contains a region encoding:
- the LOC124929333 gene encoding 3-ketoacyl-CoA synthase 9-like: MNSKKTRPESVNGGSVQIDPPQMIMPDIGKKLKYVKIVYHYVMTNLLTLLLAPFFVIVIAQMGYHDVHVIYLLLQSNLVTFVVLASGVVCGSTAYLMTRPRSVYLLDYSCYKPPVQLKVSFDKFMGNSRLTGDFDDSSLEFQKKILERSGLGEETYLPEAVHCLPPRPSMATAREEAEQVMFGSLDKLFESTGVRAKDIGVLVVNCSLFNPTPSLTAMIINKYKLRSNILSFNLGGMGCSAGVISIDLAKDMLQLHRNTYALVISTENITQNWYFGNNKSMLIPNCLFRVGCASALLSNKPADRRRAKYKLIHVVRTHCGADDQAFNCVYQMQDDKGKTGVSLSKDLMAIAGKALKMNITTLGPLVLPLSEQVLFFVSVIAGRLFKTRFGRPYIPDFKLAFEHFCIHAGGRAVIDELEKSLQLSPAHVEASRMTLHRFGNTSSSSIWYELAYTEAKQQMRKGNRVWQIAFGSGFKCNSAVWQAIRNVKPSDHNPWADCISSYPVEILN, translated from the exons ATGAATAGCAAGAAAACTCGCCCTGAATCCGTCAACGGCGGCAGCGTTCAGATCGATCCACCGCAAATGATCATGCCGGATATCGGAAAGAAACTCAAGTACGTGAAAATAGTGTACCATTATGTAATGACTAACTTGTTGACTCTTCTCCTGGCCCCATTCTTTGTTATCGTAATTGCCCAAATGGGATACCACGACGTCCACGTGATTTATCTTTTGCTACAATCCAATCTCGTTACTTTTGTCGTTCTCGCGTCAGGGGTTGTTTGCGGTTCCACCGCTTACCTCATGACTCGGCCCCGATCTGTTTACTTGCTCGACTATTCCTGTTATAAGCCACCGGTTCAACTCAAGGTTTCCTTTGACAAGTTCATGGGAAATTCAAGGTTGACCGGCGACTTCGACGACTCCTCCTTAGAGTTTCAAAAGAAGATTCTCGAAAGGTCCGGTCTTGGCGAGGAGACCTACCTGCCCGAGGCGGTACACTGCCTGCCTCCCCGCCCTTCCATGGCCACCGCTCGAGAAGAGGCAGAACAGGTTATGTTCGGATCCCTGGATAAACTGTTTGAGTCAACGGGCGTCAGGGCAAAGGATATCGGTGTCCTTGTCGTGAATTGTAGTTTATTCAACCCAACACCGTCTCTAACCGCCATGATCATCAACAAATACAAACTACGAAGCAACATCCTAAGTTTCAATTTGGGAGGCATGGGGTGCAGCGCAGGCGTCATCTCCATTGACCTGGCAAAGGACATGCTCCAACTCCATCGCAACACTTACGCACTCGTTATCAGCACCGAAAACATTACCCAGAACTGGTATTTCGGCAACAACAAATCCATGCTCATACCCAATTGCCTTTTCAGAGTCGGTTGCGCCTCCGCCCTTTTATCCAACAAACCCGCCGATCGCCGGCGCGCAAAGTACAAGCTCATTCACGTCGTCAGGACCCATTGCGGCGCCGACGACCAGGCTTTCAATTGCGTTTACCAGATGCAAGACGACAAGGGTAAAACTGGAGTTTCACTCTCGAAAGATCTCATGGCCATCGCCGGGAAAGCGCTTAAAATGAACATCACAACTCTGGGTCCACTTGTTCTTCCCTTAAGCGAGCAAGTTCTCTTCTTTGTCAGTGTTATTGCTGGTAGGCTATTTAAAACCCGGTTCGGCAGGCCCTATATTCCTGATTTCAAACTCGCGTTCGAGCATTTCTGCATACACGCCGGAGGAAGGGCGGTTATCGATGAGCTCGAGAAGAGTCTTCAGCTGTCACCGGCTCACGTGGAAGCTTCTAGAATGACCCTTCACCGTTTTGGAAATACGTCTTCAAGTTCAATTTG GTATGAATTGGCTTATACGGAAGCGAAACAACAAATGAGGAAAGGAAACCGTGTATGGCAAATTGCCTTCGGGAGTGGGTTCAAGTGTAACAGCGCCGTTTGGCAAGCAATCAGAAATGTTAAGCCGTCGGATCACAATCCTTGGGCAGATTGTATTTCTAGTTATCCCGTTGAAATTCTcaactaa